The following nucleotide sequence is from Cucumis melo cultivar AY chromosome 1, USDA_Cmelo_AY_1.0, whole genome shotgun sequence.
GCAATCATCCATTTGATGAAGCATTCATCCATTATTTTTACACTACAGTATTAGCAACCATCCATTTGATGAAGCATTCATCAAGTCTTTCAAGCTAAACTCCTATAAGTACTAGTCTATTGACCAAAATTTCTTCCAGCGGTAATTTCAAAGccaaagaacaagaaaaaaaaacaaaaaagaaaaacaattagaaaaaaaatctcaCCTTCGAAAAACACCAGCTTTGTGGCTTTAGTGAAAAGAGGATTAGGATGTCGTTTCCACCATCGTTGGTGGCTTTGTGATTTCATTTGTGTTTTGTAGGATTAGCGACAAATGCAGAGGATTAGGATGAGGAGGAGGAGAAAAGCTACAAATGTCGGAAAACTGGAAGTGAAACGACGATCAAGTAGGAGGAGAAAAGTTGTGATTAGGATGAGGAgatgaaattgaaaacaaaCCCTCAAATCAGTCGCAAATGTTAATGCAGGGACAGGGTTAGGAGGAAAACACACAAAAGATATTAGGGTTTTTATATAGATTACTAAATCGAGTCGAGTTAGGTCAAACCAACCCTTAATTCCCAACCCAGTAACCtgacctattttttttcttttaatttcctAACACAACCCAACCTAAAAAAAATTTTAACCTAACCCAACCCTTACAGTTTGGGTTGGTTGGATTACCAGGTTTTTCGAACACCCCTACCTAGGGGGTGTTAAAATAGAGGTGTTCAAAAAACAGCGTAACCCGACCAACTCAGATTACCCAACCCAAACcgtaagggttgggttgggttaaattatgttttgggttgggttgggttaaaacattgaaaaaaaataggtcGGGTTGTCGGGTTGGGAAATTAAGGGTCTGGTTGACTCAACCCAACCCGATTCTTAGATTtagttattgtttggtacacgatcgtttagatttagtcgtttagattttgatagtcaaatctaaacaatttattttttcaattctctatacacgattatttaatttaattatacgatcgtgtagattttggtagccaaatctaaacgatttttttaaaagatttggtacatgatcatttagatttaactaaacgatttttttcaagattcttttggtacatgatcgtttagatttttttacaagatcgtttatttttttcaatatttttcaaaattctttgataagtttagatttggctatccaatctaaacgatcttttttattctttttactttagatcttttatatttgatacacaatcttgaaccaaacaatagtttggaaaaaaaaaagagaaaaagaagaaagaggatgtaaagaaaaaaaaatcaaattgcggagaagaaagacgataaaaaggaaggacaaatatgaaatatttaaaaatgaataacttaatgggttttgttacatgggtcgtaaatattttaccgacttgttatatttataaaaagttCCCTAAAAAGTAATATAttataggggtcttttcaaaaatataacaaaacgacaaaatatttacactgtataaaacaatttcaaaaacgaaaaaaatccACAGACtcacaataaaaaatacaaaaaatgttcaATCAACCATGCCGTCAGCAacacgcataatatatttggtatacgatagtttagatttgactattgtttggtatatgatcgtttatatttggatagtcaaatctaaacgatttttttcaatacgATCGTttgatttggttacacgatcatttagatttagtacaagattgtttagatttaagtggccaaatctaaacgatttttttttttttaattttttggtacatgattgtttaaattcaagattcttttggtatatgattatttagatttgtctacacgatcgtttatttttttcaagattctttggtatacgatcatttatttatttttgtacactatcgtttatatttgactattttttatacatgatcgtttagatttggacccaaatataaacaacatttttttaaatcttttatatttagtacacaatcttgaatcaaataccagttatgaaaaaagaaagaggaagaaaacaaatacgatagaaagaaaaaaaatcaagttgAAAAAGAGGAGAATAAAGGAAAAGAGAAGGTTAAACttgatatatttaaaaagaaaaattttcaatattataCTTTAAACTTGTTGCATGTAGGAGGGAGTATTTTATAAATAACCATGAAAATGAGAATGGGAAAGACAATTTTGGTACCACCGGGCACGACCAGGGTGTatttcaaaattgaaaagatatctTATAGTCAAAGCTGAAATGGTGTAGCCAATAGTAGGAGACCACGTAAGAAGCAAAGAGAAAACGCAAGAGTTTCTAGAAACTTCCCGAGAACGCGTTTGAATATGCGATAAAGACCCAAATTAAACTCCTTGACGATTGAATTTTATTATACGCGTGCCGTGAAGAAACCATCACACCAATTAACCGACCTTTCGCTTCATTCAAATTTCCCAGCAATTTCCCCTTTTCACATAGAAATGTattcatataaatataaatCCAACCCGGCCATGCTTTCTCATTACTCACATTACTCCATTTCCATCATAATTATATCTTTGCAATTCACACCTCCATCCTACGATCTTGATTATTTCCGGCGTTTCCTTGTTGATTTTCCGTCATGAGCCAATATCGCAACCAAGAAATTGACAGTAAGTGTATAGTTAGATTTAAAATcattagagtttttttttttttctttccttttttgggTAGTTTTGACCGGCGTCGTTTTTATAAATTGAAATCGGTTTGTCTTGTGGTTGCAGTGGGTTATCCGGCGCCACCACCGTCGTATGCGGCGGGGGAGCAAGCGAAAGAGGGGAAGTCGGGGCCTTATGTTGCAGCTCCGCCTCCGGTTGGATATCCGGTGAGAGACGGGCCACAGTACCCTCACCAAACAAATTTGGACGCCCAAACTCAATCTCGAGGAGATGGGTTCTGGAAAGGATGGTTAGTCGTTTCTTAAATTCTAAACAACGAAGTAAATATTGTTAAGTTGATTGTTAGGGTAATCAAAGTAACGTGGAATTTGATTgatgtgtgtgtgtttttgtAGCTGTGCTGCATTGTGTTGCTGCTGGGTATTGGATTGCATCTTCTGATCAGGATGCTGAGTTAGGTACCACTTGTAGGCGGTTGGTTTTGGTTGAGATGAGACCCGGTTTTTTCAGTTTTAATTAGTTTAGTTTTGCTCTATTTGTTATTCTTTTATTATGTAttgtatattattatttttatgttgtttatgtGTATCGCCCCTCTTGTCTTTTTGGGCCTTTGTATTTTCATCTTTATTCcattctcattcttttttttttttttttatcaataaataCATATTTTCTTATCTAATACTATTCTCTTTTCAACCATATTTCTTTGTCTAAATTTATTGGAAGTTTGATTAATTGATATTTTCATCCAATCCTAACCATTTTCTAAATTCTCTCTAcataatattatttaataatatagcATGAGGTGACATTATTTTGTTGTATCTACTATTATAACACGCATGGGATATCATTAATTTTATCAACATGTCAAGTTTAATaacccttttttattttctctattCAAAAAGAGTTATTAGCtttactaaataataataataataacggtttactctttttttatatattagcattattattttgattatcGAGGAAGGAACGTAAAAAAACACATCGTATAGTTATACACTTGATATGACCAAAACATCAAATATGAATCCTACTTCGTAGTGCTTTCTAAGTCTAGACAATGCACAACCGACAACTCTATTTTGGATATGTCAAATCTTTGAGAAAGTTGTATAATTCTCACTTTTTCATCTCAATCTTTGATCTtgtcaataataaaaaaaaaaagagacttCAAAATCAACATTAATGCTATATAGTAGACTTAACAACTGTGTTTGAAATATTATAGTTTGTTAAATGATCTTAAAAGAGTTTTCCTTGCTTCAAGAACCTTTTAATGATCACAATGAGTACTGAATTTCAAGCCAAAATGTAGGCTACTGAATTTCAAGCCAAAATGTAGGCTTGATCGAGGTGATTTTGGAGCATCCATTCAAATGTCACTTGTCTTTCCGACTTGATTTCAAACTACATCactatttagtttttaaatattaGCATTGATGATAAGCCATCCAATCCTCGTCCCAAAACACTCATTTGAATTTTAGTGCCTAAAATTGAAACTCGTATAATTTTACGTTTCTTTTATATGTGTAGACCGATATATTACATAGAGGAACAATCACTAAAGGATTGAATTATGAAAATTTTAGACTAAAAAACCATTATTACTAATGTAGTGTAAATTTTTTACATTATGGTATATGAAGAACATTTTCACACCGTAGATCTTTCTTAAATAAAAGATATTATTTTTGTTCACCAAGTTGTATAAAAGATTAATTGGAGGCATTACctaaaaaattagttttaagatCTATTAAATGTAAGGCTAATAAATTCAagtattttaaaacaaaataagttGGTGAACTTAAAGAACTAAAATATTTCTTTAAccaaaaaattagaaattagtTTATTACAGAGTCTAAGCGCCACATTTACTAACTAAAATATGCAAATTTGTTTTGTGTTAAGACTGTTTGAATAAATGACATGCGATTATTTATATAGAATTGCATTGTTATGTGTTTCTAAAAATAGTCAATTTAAAGAAATAACACGACTATTCAAGTTTTCTTAAAATTATTTCCATGGAGATGTGTTATTCGTTTTGGAAggaaaggtaagttaagtcctaggtATATTGGGCCTTATCAGATAACATAACGAGTGGGACCAGTAGCCTATAGACTTGAATTGCCAACAGAACTTActcgaatacatgatgtttttcatgtatccatgttaaggaAATATATACCAGAACCATCACTTGTGTTGCGAGAGCAACCAGTTGAGttgaaagaagatttgagttatgatGAAGAAGCAGTTCGAATCCTTGATAGAAAAGAACAAGTTTTGAGGAACAAGACGGTTCCACTCgtaaaggttttgtggagacatcacggagtggaggaggcaacttgggaaccaaaagatcagatgaagaagagatacTCGACACTTTCAGTTAAGAACATCTAAATTTCGAgacgaaattttctaaggggaaggtaagttgtaaacccaaAATTCTCTTTGGATTtatctttaaaatataaaaagaataaaagaaaatgaaaattaattatataatatttttatacaattaaaggttttattaaaaaaaaagagagaagaaatgataaaaagggaagaaagaggaaaagagaaaagggaattccatctttttttcttcggaattccatctttttttcttcttctctttcccttcaccgccaagcaACTCCTcatcattttcatttaaatttcaGAGCTTTCTTTTTAGAGAAGAATTAGAGAGAACATGAGAAAGAAGAATAAGAATTCTTAGTACATAGATTTAGGAAGAAGGGAAAAAACTCAAAGGAAGTTTTAATCATGGCAAATTTTGACCCGCTCTGCACACTTTTGGTTTTTTATTCGATTTGATTTTCTCAAGAAGAACTAAGAGGGTAAGGTTTGAATTTCCTGAAAGGCATTtcatttttgaacaatttttgTGAAGGATGTTTGAGtcaattttgttgttaattGGGTGATATTTGACAGAGAAGGCAAAGTAGGTGTTTTCCACGCGAAATCAGATATCCTCTGGTCTTTTGAGTTTTCTGGTGTGTATACGTTGAGGTAAAACCTCTAATTGATATGGTTAGAAAGCTTATCAATTCCCCATAACGTTTGTAAAGATGCTGAGAGCCAATTATGACTGGAAACGTGTTAAATTACAGGGACAAGTTGAAGGTCTGTAGAGTGCGCAATTTTGGAGTGGTTTTGTTTCGTGgtattttctaaactttttgACTGGCAATTTTGGTTACATATCTTCAGATAAATTATAAAGGACATTAAAATGAAGATTTTTACTTAAAGAAcacattttggttaagtattgagggagttatggtcatttaaaatttgtattagaaatctaaaaaatgaagagagttgttcaaataggattttatttcttaagttttgtttttgtgagcgtcatctttagtgCGGCTTGTTAAGTCTATCTTTagaaaactaaaatatttagggttctaatactcggtttgGTTGTTGACAAGttgagaagaattaaaccgagcttacaGACCACAATACaatgagtgacaaaaccaattttgaaaatatttttccctaattattatttattattgacCGCTTTACACGTTTATTTACGAAGCTATGAAAATCGTTTGAATTCAATACTATATTCAAGTATGAGTTttgagactagatttcttaatgaaaatttatggtAGCACGTGAATATGGAATGTCTAGAAAGTATTTGAACCACAGTGTTTCAAGAAAAGCATGAGTTAGCAagtttgttttaagaactattGGTTTTTACGAACAATCTAAATAAGCTTGAacttaatgaaaaataaaggtagtagacatgttttaatgttttcgtaTGATTTTCTGATGTTTTCGTTAACTACATGACTGGGATGTTGAGCTTGGGGCTATATGGTACcatgtgcacacaggttagattctgttgttgacgttgagtgtattCCGTAACAACTATGCTATCATGAATGTTGGGTGgaccccactacgacaaagacgatgggagtatTGGGCGAGCCCCACTACATCATAAAGCTTGTAAAGGTTGGTTGTACTAGGCgtgccctacacaacgtagatttgtcatgttagttaaaatgttttgatatacttcATCTGTCTcactagatttcaatgacgtataagctgagtatttgagaaagttattcttactattatacgtttatatttacgacttgtataaacaaatttatatgtgtaaagttttcacatgcttttatctttaaatttataattttaaactaagtcactcactgagctttatagcttacccttccaaaatgttttgcccacttttcaggtagagtTCGAGTTCCCGGTACCtaatagactgccttagtctgctgaagctccaatatcgattgtcagtacgtggttagagttgtACATAAAGTTTGTTGTGATATAATGTAtatgtctttatatgatttagATACACTAGagtttgtgtaagctctaggagttgcggttgtgtaaatctttgttggttatgttttggttaagttgTCTCCAAGTTTATTTGCAAAATCAGTTATTTTCAGgttacacttcatgtatgtatatgattagtctaggttccGATGTGTTATGTTGcatgtataaaaaaattcaaataatcctaagttaaaatGTATACCATTATTAGACTCATCTGAACTATCGCCTACCGACGGCGACCCTTTCACTGGGTTATCTAGATCCTCAGAAAACTTGAGGAGCATGACATCCGTCTCACCAAAATCGCTCAAGAATGACGACATAGTGTCTGTGGACATAGAAatcaaacattcaataagcaaatacgaacacataactagaattgaaatatataaactacataaatataTGGGTACGTGGTTCGTCACTATTATTCGTCGTCACTTGTTCTGCCttcatgtgacaagtgttcatccacatcatCTATGAAGTCATCAGTGACATGACACACAACCgatctttcaacgattgtgggatcaacaTCAATCCTACACAaagtgtcatcctcgatgtgtTCATCCACTTGATGGCTGACAATGATTTCTAGTACATTCAGGTGTTCTTCTCAACATCGTCCACTTCTAGCACGTCCCATATACACTTATTCTGAacgacttgcacaactttccaattacTACCATTTTTGGGTAATATAGATCAAAAACTTGATGTACTTGCATTACAAGAATTACAGATTCCTCGATGAACAAAAAACGAGAcgtgttgagagatttgtaccATTTCAAAGTGTGTTTTTTACTTTTGTTGACATCAGTGTCATACCAtcgacacttaaatagccaaacTTTTCTTTCCATCGGATATTGGGCGTGCAACTCTTCGTCTAGAACACCATAGAAATTATTGTCGCCACTTTCACTTGCATTGGTTTCACCAATTACCATCACTTTATTGTTTTTTGAAGTGCACCGGCAATCACGTTCTGACATGTAAAATCTTAGTCCACCCAtgatgcatccattgtaacaacgaacgtcaaatgatggtcttatcgcaagtgagaagaaatcgttACATAGATTTTCATACTCATGCAGTTCTATAACCTGAAATCAACGTGACAATGATTATACACATTCACGTGCTTAAATATGTTGTGCATACATGTCACACGAAAACTTGTTATATACATGTGTTCAAAACCATTCAGGGAATCCCCGTTAATGTCTTTTGTAGAAATCAGTAGCATTTTGAGCATGTCGATGTAttagcctcaaatgtttcctgacatggatgattatgagtttaatttgtataacgatgtataacaaatactcaACAACTATACCTAAGAAATACGAAGATAAAAAATActtacttgcgatactctgATATTTCGTCTACATTATTAAGaatgtaccaatggaagaggTGTTTCTCTTCCTGTGATAGAGTATGAAGACTCGACGCACCTAAGGGTTGTACTTTCtacttgaaaatttcaaactcaCCAATCACCTCGCCCTCTAAAGTATCATCATTTCATtcatctcttgtgaatcgagTTTCTATACTACTTAGGTAACGCGAACAAAAGGTGCTCGATTCATTCACACATACGCTTCTGCAATGGACCCTACAGGACGTGCATTGTTTTGAACATACTGTTTTAAAGTGCATAGATTTCTTTCAATGAGATACATCCAATTGTAAAAGATTGGACTAGTAACCTTGGTTTCATATGGTATGTGAACGGCTAGGTGTACTATAATGCTAAAAAAGGtaggtggaaatattctttccaacttacaaagtatgattatgatgtcTGCTTGCAATCTGTCCAAATCACTTACCCTTATCGTTCTGGCGCATAAGTcatgaaaaaaattacattgTTCGATAATAGCAATATACACGTTTTTTTGATAAGAATGCTCGAATATTAATAGGTAGtagtcgatgtaataaaacatgaaatTTTGCGTTTTGAGTCCtgatatttttccctctctttcatTTACACATCAcaatatattggaaacaaatccatcggaaaacttaactgatttcaggaACTTGCTAAACTCTATTCGTTCACTGTTAGCTAACGTGTAGCTCGCGTGTGGCTTGACCAATTGATTACCAActtctataaggtgtaaatcctttcttatcttcagatcttgtaAGTCCAATTGAGCATTTGTGGTATCCTTGGCTTTCCCTTAAATGTTCAACAACGTACCAActaaattgtcacaaacattcttctcaatgtgcattatgtcaagtttgtgacgtaacagtagtctcgacaagtaaggaagttcgaaaaaaatacttctctttgtccaattaagagttctccttcttttcttatcatttattgaaggatgtttactcataattgGAAACTCTAATTGATCTAGCTGTTCTAAGATTTCATACCCATTCATCACAACTGGAGGAGCCATACGCTCTATCTTTCCAttgtgtagcctacttctatgCTACACATGGTTTTCTCGAACGATGATCTATCATCCATGCATATAGGACATGCCTAATACCCCTTTGTACTCCATCTCGATAGGTTACCATATGCAGGATTGTCATTAATCGTCTATGACAAGGCTGCatatagctgaaagaactgacttGTAAGAGATTATACGTACACACCTTGAAATTTCATAACTCTTTaagttcctcaatcaatggttgaagaaatttgtctctttatgcattttcatggtggcaaattgtaaggaagtaacacaacaggcTACATACTGTACGAGGTGCTCATATGACTAAATGTGTTAAACTCATCTGAAGCTAACCCCAAACGCACATTCCATTGATCAAAAGAAAAATCAGGAAATTCATAATCAAAGTGCTTACATCCCTCCGCGTtagctggatgtctcaacacatcatctgtttcaaaaCGTTTATCCCTATGCCATCTTATGTCAGTGGACCCTTCCTACGATACAAACAAGCGTTGTAATCTCGATACCAAAGGAAAGTGGTAAAgacatttaattaaattaaaacaaatgatatttttgtaacTAAGTTCATCTTCATAATTTTTAGGGTTCCATCGTGATTTACGTAAAAGAGAAGAATTAGTGCTGTTGGAGAAGAAAGACagagaaaataatatttttttgttaccctaaatattaattttgacaAATTGGAAATACTACTTTCAATTGAA
It contains:
- the LOC103489653 gene encoding protein CYSTEINE-RICH TRANSMEMBRANE MODULE 6-like, giving the protein MSQYRNQEIDMGYPAPPPSYAAGEQAKEGKSGPYVAAPPPVGYPVRDGPQYPHQTNLDAQTQSRGDGFWKGCCAALCCCWVLDCIF